From one Eucalyptus grandis isolate ANBG69807.140 chromosome 9, ASM1654582v1, whole genome shotgun sequence genomic stretch:
- the LOC104419149 gene encoding ribulose-phosphate 3-epimerase, cytoplasmic isoform, translating into MGVSAKIAPSMLSSDFANLASEARRMLDCGADWLHMDIMDGHFVPNLTMGAPVIKSLRKHTNAYLDCHLMVTNPLDYVEPLGDAGASGFTFHVEVSRENWPELVKKIKSKGMRPGVSLRPGTPIEEVYPLVEGENPVEMVLVMTVEPGFGGQKFMPEMMEKVRVLRAKYPSLDIEVDGGLGPSTIDMAASAGANCIVAGSSVFGSPEPAQVILHMRKSVEDVQNSN; encoded by the exons atgggggTGTCTGCGAAGATAGCGCCGTCGATGCTGTCCTCGGACTTCGCCAATCTGGCCTCGGAAGCCCGGCGCATGCTCGATTGCGGCGCCGATTGGCTTCACATGGACATCATG GATGG GCATTTTGTCCCTAATCTAACTATGGGAGCTCCAGTCATCAAGAGTTTGAGAAAGCACACCAA TGCTTATTTGGATTGCCATCTTATGGTCACCAATCCTCTTGATTATGTTGAACCTTTGGGGGACGCCGGTGCTTCAGGCTTTACATTTCATGTTGAGGTGTCAAGAG AAAACTGGCCAGAACTTGTGAAGAAAATCAAGTCAAAAGGCATGAGGCCTGGTGTGTCTTTAAGACCTGGCACCCCTATCGAAGAGGTTTACCCCCTG GTCGAAGGTGAAAATCCTGTGGAGATGGTCCTTGTCATGACTGTAGAACCTGGGTTTGGTGGGCAAAAGTTCATGCCAGAAATGATGGAAAAG gttCGCGTGCTGAGAGCTAAATACCCATCACTTGACATAGAG GTTGATGGCGGTTTGGGACCTTCTACCATTGATATGGCAGCTTCTGCGGGGGCAAACTGCATTGTTGCTGGAAGTTCGGTGTTTGGATCACCAGAGCCAGCACAGGTTATACTTCATATGAGGAAGAGTGTCGAGGATGTGCAGAATAGCAATTGA
- the LOC104419147 gene encoding mavicyanin yields the protein MKMVGVQRAVLVLLVACCVLLAITQQASAAKHAVGGSQGWDESTNFDSWTSAQTFKVGDQLVFKYSQGLHSVVELSSEAAYKSCDIGKSVNSLSTGNDVVKLDKPGTRYFACGTTGHCGQGMKLKVTTVAGNAPSTPASSSSTPASTSAASPHFPGPASFVPLMILVILCAFSVF from the exons ATGAAAATGGTTGGTGTTCAGAGAGCTGTGCTGGTACTGCTTGTGGCTTGTTGTGTATTATTGGCGATCACACAACAAGCTTCGGCTGCAAAACATGCGGTTGGAGGAAGCCAAGGCTGGGATGAATCCACCAACTTCGATTCCTGGACGTCTGCTCAGACATTCAAAGTCGGTGATCAACTCG TGTTCAAGTACTCGCAAGGCCTGCACAGCGTAGTCGAGCTCAGCAGTGAAGCCGCCTACAAGAGCTGCGACATTGGCAAGAGCGTCAACTCCCTCAGCACCGGCAATGATGTCGTCAAGCTCGACAAGCCTGGCACCCGCTACTTTGCCTGCGGGACCACCGGCCACTGTGGCCAGGGCATGAAGCTAAAGGTCACCACAGTCGCCGGCAATGCCCCATCCACTCCGGCATCATCTTCATCCACTCCAGCTTCGACGTCTGCTGCCAGTCCCCATTTTCCAGGCCCAGCATCTTTCGTGCCCCTGATGATCCTGGTGATCCTCTGTGCGTTCTCAGTCTTCTGA
- the LOC104419146 gene encoding chloride channel protein CLC-b, with amino-acid sequence MMEEDPNRVAEESSPNGMAGEEDEEERDPESNSLNQPLLRRHRTLSSNPLAMVGAKVAHIESLDYEINENDLFKHDWRSRSKVQVLQYVFLKWTLAFLVGLLTGIIATLINLAVENIAGYKLLAVVHFIDEERYFTGFLLFTGSNFVLTLFAAVLCVCFAPTAAGPGIPEIKAYLNGVDTPNMFGASTLIVKIVGSIGAVSAGLDLGKEGPLVHTGCCIASLLGQGGPDNYRLRWRWLRYFNNDRDRRDLITCGASSGVCAAFRAPVGGVLFSLEEVATWWRSALLWRTFFSTATTAVVLRAFIEYCSSGNCGLFGQGGLIMFDVSNVTVRYHAMDIIPVTLIGIIGGVLGSLYNYVLHKVLRLYSMINQKGKIHKLLLSLTVSLFTSSCLYGLPFLAKCTKCNPALTDSVCPNTGRSGNFKQFNCPNGYYNDLATLLLTTNDDAVRNIFSTNTPGEYQTTSLLIFFALYCILGLFTFGIAVPSGLFLPIILMGSAYGRLLGMAMGSYTNIDEGLYAVLGAASLMSGSMRMTVSLCVIFLELTNNLVLLPLTMIVLLISKTVGDSFNPSIYEIILELKGLPFLDANPEPWMRDLTVGELADVKPPVVTLCGVEKVSRVVEVLKNTTHNGFPVVEGVVPPAGLITSTTELHGLILRAHLVQVIKKKWFLQERRRTEDWEVRERFSWIDLAEREGKIEEVAVTRDEMEMYVDLHPFTNTTPYTVVESMSVAKAMVLFRQVGLRHMLILPKYQAAGVSPVVGILTRQDLRAYNILAAFPHLAKSKGMEGGH; translated from the exons ATGATGGAGGAAGACCCAAATCGAGTGGCAGAAGAATCATCACCGAACGGCATGgccggagaagaagatgaagaagagagagacccTGAAAGCAATTCACTGAACCAGCCACTGCTCAGGAGACACAGGACGCTCTCTTCAAATCCTCTGGCCATGGTTGGAGCTAAAGTTGCACATATAGAGAGCTTGGACTAtga GATCAATGAGAATGATCTGTTCAAGCATGATTGGAGAAGCAGATCCAAAGTGCAAGTGTTGCAGTACGTCTTCTTGAAGTGGACACTTGCTTTTCTAGTTGGACTCCTCACGGGAATCATTGCTACGCTCATCAATCTTGCTGTGGAGAACATTGCCGGATACAAACTTCTCGCGGTGGTTCATTTCATAGATGAGGAAAG ATACTTTACCGGGTTCCTTCTGTTCACCGGGAGCAATTTCGTATTGACTCTGTTCGCTGCTGTTCTGTGCGTGTGTTTTGCACCGACCGCAGCAGGGCCAGGTATACCTGAAATTAAAGCTTATCTCAATGGCGTCGACACTCCCAACATGTTTGGTGCCTCGACACTCATTGTCAAG ATTGTTGGAAGCATCGGAGCAGTATCTGCAGGCCTTGATCTCGGCAAAGAAGGACCTCTGGTGCACACCGGTTGCTGCATCGCATCCTTGCTCGGACAAGGAGGCCCTGATAATTATCGTCTGAGGTGGCGCTGGCTTCGCTACTTCAACAACGACCGGGACAGGAGGGATCTTATCACCTGCGGTGCGTCCTCAGGTGTTTGTGCAGCGTTCAGGGCTCCAGTGGGCGGGGTGCTCTTCTCTCTTGAAGAGGTGGCCACGTGGTGGAGGAGTGCCCTTCTGTGGAGGACATTCTTCAGCACCGCCACGACGGCGGTGGTTCTTAGGGCTTTCATTGAGTACTGCAGCTCCGGTAATTGTGGTCTGTTCGGACAGGGAGGACTCATCATGTTTGACGTGAGCAATGTTACGGTGAGATACCATGCGATGGACATCATCCCCGTGACATTGATCGGCATCATCGGGGGAGTTCTAGGAAGCCTCTACAACTATGTCCTCCACAAAGTTCTCAGGCTCTACAGTATGATCAATCA GAAGGGCAAAATACACAAACTTCTGCTGAGCCTGACTGTCTCTTTGTTCACCTCGAGCTGTCTGTATGGGCTGCCCTTCCTAGCCAAATGCACAAAGTGCAACCCTGCCCTCACAGATTCCGTCTGTCCCAACACGGGACGGTCGGGCAACTTCAAGCAATTCAACTGCCCCAATGGGTACTACAATGACCTAGCCACTCTGCTCCTCACAACCAATGATGATGCCGTTCGGAACATCTTTTCCACAAATACGCCAGGCGAATACCAAACTACCTCTCTCCTCATCTTCTTTGCGCTTTATTGCATTTTAGGCCTCTTTACCTTTGGAATTGCCGTCCCATCAGGTCTCTTCCTCCCCATCATTCTTATGGGCTCTGCCTACGGCCGTTTGCTTGGCATGGCCATGGGCTCCTATACAAACATCGATGAGGGTCTTTATGCTGTCCTTGGCGCAGCCTCTCTCATGTCTGGCTCAATGAGGATGACCGTCTCGCTTTGCGTGATATTCCTCGAGCTGACCAACAATCTTGTCTTATTACCACTAACTATGATCGTCCTTCTCATATCCAAAACAGTTGGAGACAGTTTCAACCCGAGCATCTACGAGATCATCCTAGAATTAAAAGGCTTACCTTTTCTGGACGCCAATCCTGAGCCGTGGATGAGGGATCTCACTGTTGGTGAGCTTGCTGATGTGAAGCCGCCAGTAGTCACCCTCTGTGGGGTAGAGAAGGTGTCACGCGTAGTGGAAGTTCTGAAAAACACGACGCACAATGGCTTTCCTGTCGTCGAGGGAGTGGTGCCTCCAGCAGGACTCATCACCAGCACGACAGAACTTCATGGATTAATCCTTAGAGCACATTTGGTCCAAGTGATCAAGAAGAAGTGGTTCCtgcaagagaggaggagaaccGAGGATTGGGAAGTGAGGGAGAGATTTTCCTGGATCGATTTGGCAGAGAGGGAAGGGAAGATCGAAGAGGTAGCTGTGACGAGGGACGAGATGGAGATGTACGTAGATTTGCATCCCTTCACGAACACGACTCCTTACACGGTGGTGGAGAGCATGTCGGTCGCGAAAGCCATGGTGCTCTTCAGACAAGTCGGGCTGCGACACATGTTGATCCTACCCAAGTATCAAGCAGCTGGG GTGTCTCCGGTGGTCGGCATCTTGACAAGGCAGGATTTGAGGGCCTACAACATTCTCGCGGCCTTCCCTCACCTGGCGAAATCCAAGGGCATGGAAGGCGGGCATTGA
- the LOC104419148 gene encoding uncharacterized protein At3g27210, with translation MGSCVSAHRSTSSAAAIPPSPIKAKAVGGGDVPIGGGFLKSQWSPGPRSTSSFRDYGSKEDVFFDSKPWLESDCEDDFFSVNGDFTPSRGSTPSHGNTPIHPSLFKGSQLVKNAPQDKAPVPVPEHSPTSKKKKLADLFRDSLGGQEDVANYDALADKATEEAKAEAKPTILDVLPSSDQGTPYISKTTSLYSGERTPNGDYVMEKQKPVRTTTCCLPRLSSRGGFSERSKKMSSAIAVHD, from the exons ATGGGTTCGTGCGTTTCAGCTCACCGGAGCACCAGCTCCGCCGCGGCGATTCCGCCTTCGCCCATCAAGGCAAAGGccgtcggcggcggcgacgtTCCGATCGGCGGCGGCTTCCTCAAGTCTCAGTGGTCGCCGGGTCCTCGGTCAACGTCGAGTTTCAGAGACTACG GCAGTAAAGAGGATGTGTTCTTTGATTCGAAGCCCTGGTTAGAGTCTGACTGTGAAGATGATTTTTTCAGTGTCAATGGTG ATTTCACTCCTTCTCGTGGGAGTACTCCTTCCCATGGAAACACTCCTATCCACCCATCCTTATTCAAGGGATCACAATTGGTTAAGAATGCCCCTCAGGACAAAGCACCCGTCCCTGTTCCTGAGCATTCCCCAAcaagtaagaaaaagaaacttgcGGACCTTTTCCGAGATAGCCTCGGGGGGCAAGAAGATGTTGCCAATTACGATGCTTTGGCTGACAAAGCTACGGAAGAAGCAAAGGCTGAAGCCAAGCCAACAATACTCGATGTTCTTCCGAGCTCTGATCAAGGAACGCCTTACATCTCTAAGACCACTTCCTTGTATAGTGGTGAAAGGACTCCTAACGGAGACTATGTGATGGAGAAGCAGAAACCAGTGAGAACCACGACTTGTTGCCTCCCTAGATTGTCTTCACGTGGCGGTTTTAGTGAGAGGAGTAAGAAGATGAGCTCTGCAATAGCTGTGCATGATTAG